A stretch of the Archangium violaceum genome encodes the following:
- a CDS encoding IS1380 family transposase, with product MGEILNDFGLEFNGSVKLEARAERLTSEAGAVLLREVDERLGLTRWLGEMLTDTRDEKRITHSLRELVRTDLLLLGQGWRDHDDADALRRDAALRLAVSDSKSSVPLRGKEGGAEGLASQPTLSRLTAMLAREENRKVLHEALVWQTGRRLRAQQPKGQKLKQVTVDVDGLPVEVHGHQEGSAYNGHYGVRMYHPIVASLAETGDLLDVRLREGNVHSANGALEFIDELLGRVEKEVCEVAAVRFDAGFPEEKLLAKLEERGTPYVARVRNTSVLQREAALPRFMNSGVPQGEPGTHLYEWEYQAQGWSRARRVVLVVLERKDELFPHAFWLVTSWSKEQMPAQALLEHYRQRGTAEGHFGELMDVLAPALSSARRPKSKYRGQPPVQRAVSIDAFANNEVRLLLNALAYNLVHAARVLMEQATGEGWGCSVCASGCSK from the coding sequence ATGGGTGAAATCCTCAACGACTTCGGGCTGGAGTTCAACGGCTCCGTGAAGCTGGAGGCGAGGGCGGAGCGGTTGACGTCGGAGGCAGGTGCGGTGCTGCTGAGGGAGGTGGACGAGCGGTTGGGGCTGACGCGCTGGCTGGGGGAGATGTTGACGGACACGCGAGACGAGAAGCGGATAACCCACTCGCTGAGGGAGTTGGTGCGCACGGACCTTCTGCTGTTGGGGCAAGGGTGGAGAGACCACGACGACGCGGACGCGCTCAGGAGGGACGCGGCGTTGAGGTTGGCGGTGTCGGACAGCAAGAGCAGCGTGCCGCTGAGGGGGAAAGAGGGGGGAGCGGAGGGGTTGGCCTCACAGCCCACCTTGTCGCGGCTGACGGCCATGTTGGCGCGAGAGGAAAACCGGAAGGTGCTGCACGAGGCGCTGGTGTGGCAGACGGGGCGGAGGCTGAGGGCGCAGCAGCCCAAGGGCCAGAAGCTCAAGCAGGTGACGGTGGACGTGGACGGGTTGCCGGTGGAGGTGCATGGGCACCAGGAGGGCAGCGCGTACAACGGGCACTACGGAGTACGCATGTACCACCCGATTGTCGCCAGTCTGGCCGAGACGGGAGACCTGCTGGACGTGAGGTTGCGCGAGGGAAACGTGCACAGCGCCAATGGAGCGCTGGAATTCATCGACGAGTTGCTGGGGCGAGTGGAGAAGGAGGTGTGTGAGGTGGCGGCGGTGCGCTTCGACGCGGGCTTTCCCGAGGAGAAGCTGCTGGCGAAGCTGGAGGAGCGAGGCACGCCCTACGTGGCGCGCGTGCGCAACACCAGCGTGTTGCAGCGGGAGGCGGCGCTGCCGCGCTTCATGAATTCGGGAGTGCCGCAGGGGGAGCCGGGCACCCACCTGTACGAATGGGAGTACCAGGCGCAGGGCTGGAGCCGTGCGCGGCGCGTGGTGTTGGTAGTGCTGGAGAGGAAGGACGAGCTCTTCCCGCACGCCTTCTGGCTGGTGACGAGCTGGAGCAAGGAGCAGATGCCGGCACAGGCGCTGCTGGAGCACTACCGCCAACGCGGCACGGCGGAGGGCCACTTCGGAGAGCTCATGGACGTGCTGGCCCCGGCGCTCTCCTCGGCCAGACGGCCCAAGTCCAAGTACCGGGGGCAGCCGCCCGTCCAGCGCGCGGTGTCCATCGACGCCTTCGCCAACAACGAGGTACGCCTGTTGCTCAATGCCCTGGCCTACAACCTGGTGCACGCCGCGCGCGTGCTGATGGAGCAGGCCACGGGCGAGGGCTGGGGCTGCTCCGTGTGCGCGAGCGGGTGCTCAAAGTAG
- a CDS encoding serine/threonine protein kinase, with protein MRSGTVETQQGSNATISRVRVGTINHVRIAGVIDETFPLTSSSPDLGGLIIVDLGQVERISSFGVRRWIEFASKLPPGGIALYVVNAPPVMVDQLNMVEGFAGVMRVLSVLAPYTCRACGEDRLRLVDLQADAPIIAEGRAPEHSCPVCAGKLEFADLPSEFFDYARRQQFGTVDPVVMRYLRATTPSAPSSLTAHLKIVQDDITYITLASELKGDLNVRRLASGLEGRVAFDFSHVTKVEPEAVPKLEQVLSTAAQGAKVVLCRVPPPVLSALARFTKQLTARIGTLWLPCECRNCGHEHHQRALASEYLAKLRANASPERECPICGGTARLPSIPQLVPLLSRSSLVEQPLEDLEALEPRALSQYLFGSTNVDPNVKGGSTDISNSISATKLQIIRRLGQGGMAEVFLAKQVGVKGFEKFVVMKKILPQFAENGEFVDMLFAEARANARLTHPNVVQTFDVGMNDGVAYILMEYVRGPDLKKLMNELRRKGLALPIEHALRIVAETAAGLHYAHSYVDPAGVPHPVVHRDVSPHNVLISLDGAIKLSDFGIAKVQGEENTQAGVLKGKISYISPEAAAGRPLDARNDVFALGVVLFELLTGQLPFKRDHDAATLSAIVREPAPVPSQLKPNIPQDVSDLILRALVKDPARRTPSAAAMREEIEAVMAHHRLNSSPAAVAQFFKATLGERLAEFGPTQNGPFTGSFPSVGGQQSTGSGSPPRPLVAPGGTGEPAAGSSPRPGAGTGQPGAMPQPQAVAAPRPPPPPPGAAGADERTEVYRSAQQGLIAPNALPPEPPTLNVSAHEPAVPAAPSRSMPAVPSRSVPAVAPPVPPPPPPTVASRPAALSSPGMASVPASMPARPSLSVPAVPPRPSLASAPVAPPRPSGPALQPAVPVSGRTATQVSPGAPPVGAPPRTPAPAAQPPAPKSSPLKWIILGAVGLVVVGGAGVVVPKMLSGGGVEVINREPGEQLYAAGLRVDDPGSLDLAGVNQNVVSTAKNGQLRRFGIAVRKDLIDVRTLPEARPEPGSKGTLSVGGQPGCFVKVGEEMAPGATPVSMPIEAGKEIEVIVTCPNQPVWSRWVMAVPGQEVQVVPLPKN; from the coding sequence ATGAGGAGCGGGACGGTGGAGACGCAGCAGGGTTCCAATGCCACTATCAGCCGCGTGCGCGTGGGTACCATCAACCACGTCCGCATCGCTGGCGTCATCGATGAGACGTTCCCGCTGACGTCGTCCTCGCCGGACCTCGGTGGGCTCATCATCGTCGATCTCGGCCAGGTGGAGCGCATCAGCTCCTTCGGCGTGCGGCGGTGGATCGAGTTCGCCAGCAAGCTGCCTCCTGGAGGCATCGCGCTCTACGTGGTCAACGCGCCACCGGTGATGGTGGACCAGCTCAACATGGTGGAGGGCTTCGCCGGCGTGATGCGGGTGCTGTCGGTGCTGGCGCCCTACACGTGCCGCGCCTGCGGCGAGGATCGGCTGCGACTGGTGGATTTGCAGGCGGATGCGCCCATCATCGCCGAGGGCCGCGCCCCCGAGCACTCCTGCCCGGTGTGCGCCGGCAAGCTGGAGTTCGCGGATCTGCCGAGCGAGTTCTTCGACTACGCCCGGCGCCAGCAGTTCGGCACGGTGGATCCGGTGGTGATGCGCTACCTGCGCGCCACCACGCCCAGCGCGCCCAGCTCGCTCACCGCGCACCTGAAGATCGTCCAGGACGACATCACGTACATCACCCTCGCCAGCGAGTTGAAGGGGGACCTGAACGTGCGCCGGCTGGCCTCGGGCCTGGAGGGGCGCGTCGCCTTCGACTTCTCGCACGTCACCAAGGTGGAGCCCGAGGCCGTCCCCAAGCTGGAGCAGGTGCTCAGCACGGCGGCGCAGGGCGCCAAGGTGGTGCTGTGCCGGGTGCCCCCGCCGGTGCTCAGCGCGCTGGCGCGCTTCACCAAACAGCTCACCGCGCGGATCGGCACGCTGTGGCTGCCGTGTGAGTGCCGCAACTGCGGCCACGAGCACCACCAGCGCGCCCTGGCCTCCGAGTACCTGGCCAAGCTGCGCGCCAACGCCAGCCCCGAGCGCGAGTGCCCCATCTGCGGCGGGACCGCGCGGCTTCCCTCCATTCCCCAGCTGGTGCCGCTTCTCAGCCGCTCGTCGCTGGTGGAGCAGCCACTGGAGGACCTCGAGGCGCTCGAGCCGCGGGCCCTCAGCCAGTACCTCTTCGGCTCCACCAACGTGGATCCGAACGTCAAGGGCGGCAGCACGGACATCAGCAACTCCATCAGTGCCACCAAGCTGCAGATCATCCGCCGGCTGGGCCAGGGCGGTATGGCCGAGGTGTTCCTCGCCAAGCAGGTGGGCGTGAAGGGGTTCGAGAAGTTCGTGGTGATGAAGAAGATCCTCCCGCAGTTCGCGGAGAACGGGGAGTTCGTCGACATGCTCTTCGCGGAGGCGCGGGCCAACGCGCGCCTCACGCACCCCAACGTCGTGCAGACCTTCGACGTGGGCATGAACGACGGCGTGGCGTACATCCTCATGGAGTACGTGCGCGGCCCGGATCTCAAGAAGCTGATGAACGAGCTGCGGCGCAAGGGCCTGGCCCTGCCCATCGAGCACGCGCTGCGCATCGTCGCCGAGACGGCCGCGGGCCTGCACTACGCGCACAGCTACGTGGACCCCGCTGGCGTGCCCCACCCGGTGGTGCACCGCGACGTGAGCCCCCACAACGTCCTCATCTCGCTCGATGGCGCCATCAAGCTGAGCGATTTCGGCATCGCCAAGGTGCAGGGCGAGGAGAACACCCAGGCGGGCGTGCTGAAGGGGAAGATTTCCTATATCTCCCCCGAGGCCGCCGCGGGCCGCCCCCTGGACGCGCGCAACGACGTGTTCGCCCTGGGCGTGGTGCTCTTCGAGCTGCTCACCGGCCAGCTGCCCTTCAAGCGCGACCACGACGCGGCCACGCTCAGCGCCATCGTGCGCGAGCCGGCGCCCGTGCCGTCGCAGCTCAAGCCGAACATCCCCCAGGACGTGTCGGATCTCATCCTGCGCGCCCTGGTGAAGGATCCGGCGCGCCGCACGCCGTCCGCCGCGGCCATGCGCGAGGAGATCGAAGCGGTGATGGCCCACCACCGCCTCAATTCGTCGCCAGCGGCGGTGGCCCAGTTCTTCAAGGCCACGCTGGGCGAGCGGCTCGCGGAGTTCGGACCCACCCAGAATGGTCCGTTCACGGGCTCGTTCCCGAGCGTGGGAGGACAGCAGAGCACGGGCTCGGGCAGTCCGCCTCGCCCCCTCGTCGCCCCGGGCGGGACGGGCGAGCCCGCGGCGGGCTCGAGTCCCCGGCCTGGCGCCGGTACCGGACAGCCTGGCGCAATGCCGCAGCCCCAGGCGGTGGCGGCACCGCGTCCACCACCGCCTCCTCCCGGCGCTGCTGGCGCGGACGAGCGCACCGAGGTCTACCGGTCGGCGCAGCAGGGCCTCATCGCTCCCAATGCCCTGCCTCCCGAGCCTCCCACACTGAACGTCTCGGCTCATGAGCCCGCGGTGCCGGCCGCGCCCTCGCGCTCCATGCCGGCCGTGCCCTCGCGCTCCGTGCCGGCCGTGGCGCCTCCCGTGCCGCCACCTCCGCCGCCGACCGTGGCGTCGCGTCCGGCGGCTCTGTCCTCGCCGGGCATGGCCTCCGTGCCCGCGTCCATGCCGGCGCGTCCGTCCCTGTCCGTACCCGCGGTACCGCCCAGGCCGTCCCTGGCCTCCGCGCCCGTGGCGCCTCCTCGTCCGTCCGGGCCCGCGCTGCAGCCCGCCGTCCCGGTGTCCGGCCGCACTGCGACCCAGGTCTCGCCTGGCGCTCCTCCCGTGGGTGCGCCTCCCAGGACTCCGGCTCCCGCGGCGCAGCCCCCCGCTCCCAAATCCTCGCCGCTCAAGTGGATCATCCTGGGCGCCGTCGGGCTCGTGGTCGTGGGTGGGGCCGGCGTGGTGGTTCCCAAGATGCTCTCGGGCGGCGGTGTCGAGGTGATCAACCGTGAGCCGGGCGAGCAGCTCTACGCCGCGGGCCTCCGGGTGGATGACCCTGGCAGCCTCGATCTGGCCGGCGTCAATCAGAACGTCGTCTCGACCGCGAAGAACGGTCAGTTGCGCCGCTTCGGAATCGCGGTGCGCAAGGACCTCATCGACGTGCGCACCCTGCCCGAGGCCAGGCCGGAGCCGGGCAGCAAGGGCACGTTGAGCGTCGGCGGGCAGCCGGGTTGCTTCGTCAAGGTGGGCGAGGAGATGGCGCCCGGTGCGACGCCGGTGTCGATGCCGATCGAGGCCGGCAAGGAGATCGAGGTGATCGTCACCTGCCCCAATCAGCCGGTGTGGTCGCGGTGGGTGATGGCGGTGCCGGGGCAGGAGGTGCAGGTCGTCCCGCTGCCGAAGAACTAG
- a CDS encoding NAD(P)/FAD-dependent oxidoreductase encodes MSATRDVLVLGAGVMGLSVARRLAMLGARVTVLDPMDPGGQGSRAAAGVAIPSVRLLDDPDMLAFTRAAHGALSEELAALGEGLHLRRGQGVLRVAMDAKGRDALGQKAANHPEWLGAWTDAARVVELEPALEGTPILGAFLTEQGFMVDTEAYLNALLHDLHRRGVRVRLGEGARAVSEVEGGVEVRTEHETLRAGTLVVCAGAWSGGIAGLPPLPVKPLRGQMLTIFHPEVRLTRVVSGPTYLAPWRMGESVVGATEEDVGFACHVTPTGLMHLGATVAKLAPRLREARFGKAWAGLRSVTPGGKPLIGRYPGTKAVLIASGHAGQGILTSALTGRAVAELIEHGRSEIAAAFAPERVLATVPERS; translated from the coding sequence ATGAGCGCGACCCGGGACGTCCTGGTACTCGGAGCCGGAGTGATGGGCCTGTCGGTGGCACGCCGGCTGGCGATGCTGGGGGCGCGGGTGACGGTGTTGGATCCGATGGATCCAGGAGGGCAGGGCTCGCGAGCGGCGGCGGGGGTGGCGATTCCCTCGGTGCGGCTGCTGGACGACCCGGACATGCTCGCCTTCACGAGGGCGGCACACGGGGCACTGTCCGAGGAGCTGGCCGCACTGGGTGAAGGCCTGCATCTGCGCCGGGGACAGGGAGTGCTCCGGGTGGCGATGGACGCGAAGGGCCGGGACGCGCTCGGACAGAAGGCGGCGAATCACCCCGAGTGGCTGGGAGCCTGGACGGACGCGGCGCGCGTGGTGGAACTGGAGCCCGCGCTGGAGGGCACGCCCATCCTCGGGGCCTTCCTGACCGAGCAGGGCTTCATGGTGGACACGGAGGCCTACCTGAACGCGCTGTTGCACGACCTGCACCGGAGGGGTGTGCGGGTGCGCCTGGGCGAGGGAGCGCGAGCGGTATCCGAGGTGGAGGGCGGAGTGGAGGTACGGACGGAGCACGAGACGCTCCGAGCCGGGACGCTGGTGGTGTGCGCGGGGGCGTGGTCCGGAGGAATCGCCGGGCTGCCGCCATTGCCGGTGAAGCCCCTGCGAGGGCAGATGCTGACAATCTTCCACCCGGAGGTGCGGCTCACGCGGGTGGTGTCGGGGCCCACGTACCTGGCGCCCTGGCGCATGGGGGAGAGCGTCGTGGGGGCGACGGAGGAGGACGTTGGCTTCGCGTGCCACGTGACGCCGACGGGCCTGATGCACCTGGGAGCCACGGTGGCGAAGCTGGCGCCGAGACTGCGCGAGGCCCGCTTCGGGAAGGCGTGGGCGGGACTGCGTTCAGTGACGCCGGGGGGCAAGCCGCTCATTGGCCGCTACCCGGGGACGAAGGCGGTGCTGATCGCCAGCGGGCATGCGGGGCAGGGCATCCTCACGAGCGCACTGACGGGCCGTGCCGTGGCCGAGCTCATCGAGCACGGGCGCAGCGAGATTGCCGCCGCTTTCGCGCCGGAGCGCGTACTCGCGACAGTTCCGGAGCGTTCGTAG
- a CDS encoding lantibiotic dehydratase yields MSERWTLGEVFVLRHAGFPFDWLEGLGFSEELRSEVAVLLEDERALVDAVRTSAGEDAARTAREALERGKEPSLKPKYGPGCAQALERYRARRETLSARYAEERQELRRRLRERAADSSIQEAVFFSNPAMYENVWSRYLEGEPKPDNSDARRVERQVYTYLQRFCAKNETTSFFGPISYGECDGDDGSDVRVVPSGNTRRRTFLTFWAITELARAVARERGVRPYLPLRPNPIFKVEAGRASCAPLRLEVALSPEAERLLAVLPTAPTLDAASRALGLPVESVERLVVPLVKSAVVLLGLPFVPNDFGAFASLREAVAALPDSEARERWLSRLDELERLRAAFEEAGLARRRELLQTLESRFTEYTGKPARRGEGQVYSDRLILYEEASSPFRLKLGRRFSEEVAAKLSGGLELSAAYGDSVQRSYREQVRDALGPEERPLDFLEYAVRLRPDQVSGSRFAPVPPIQLDEDMSRARTLPEDFLGTSRPGGRYALPDVCLAATGGGYEVLLARVHHHLMLWSWLSAFYPDRARYESVAGQWLQREPAAKGLVGLAIRRRNKGFYVFPGRRLVYSVSDVLDVEQDALKPHDVKVLPTPEGPVLMNGEGQRLSLYMPLDDFNTYPPFAALAHPQVLHAKLRTEGRHLPRLSIGGAVYQRERWELPTTSFSQVSGMDLLLAVERERHASGWPRFVFVRSTTERKPYLIDTASPFAMELLLYLSRAAEQLSVEEMYPAPEQLWLKDERGRYTCEMRMQAVRWSEERG; encoded by the coding sequence ATGAGCGAGCGCTGGACGCTGGGCGAGGTCTTCGTACTCCGTCACGCGGGTTTCCCTTTCGACTGGCTGGAGGGCCTGGGGTTCTCGGAGGAGTTGCGCTCCGAGGTGGCGGTGTTGCTCGAGGACGAGCGGGCGCTGGTGGATGCCGTGCGCACCTCCGCGGGCGAGGACGCGGCGCGGACGGCACGTGAGGCACTGGAGCGGGGCAAGGAGCCCTCGCTGAAGCCGAAGTACGGGCCCGGGTGTGCACAGGCGCTGGAGCGCTACCGTGCGCGGCGGGAGACGTTGTCGGCCCGGTACGCGGAGGAGCGACAGGAGCTGCGAAGGCGCCTGCGCGAGCGGGCGGCGGATTCCTCCATCCAGGAGGCGGTCTTCTTCTCCAACCCGGCCATGTACGAGAACGTCTGGTCGCGTTACCTGGAGGGGGAGCCGAAGCCGGATAACTCGGATGCGCGCCGGGTGGAGCGGCAGGTCTACACGTACCTCCAGCGTTTCTGCGCGAAGAACGAGACGACGAGCTTCTTCGGTCCCATCTCCTATGGCGAGTGTGATGGGGACGACGGCTCGGACGTGCGCGTGGTGCCGAGTGGGAATACGCGGCGGCGCACCTTCCTCACCTTCTGGGCCATCACCGAGCTGGCGCGGGCCGTGGCTCGGGAGCGCGGGGTGCGCCCGTACCTGCCGCTGCGTCCCAATCCGATCTTCAAGGTGGAGGCGGGCCGGGCGAGCTGCGCGCCGTTGAGGCTGGAGGTTGCGCTGTCGCCGGAGGCGGAGCGGCTGCTCGCGGTACTGCCCACGGCTCCGACGCTGGACGCGGCCTCGCGCGCACTGGGCCTTCCAGTGGAGTCGGTGGAGCGGCTCGTGGTGCCGCTGGTGAAGTCAGCGGTGGTGCTGCTGGGGCTGCCCTTCGTCCCCAACGACTTCGGTGCCTTCGCGAGCCTGCGTGAGGCCGTGGCGGCGCTGCCCGACTCGGAGGCCCGGGAGCGCTGGCTGTCGCGGCTGGACGAGCTGGAGCGCCTGCGCGCCGCGTTCGAGGAAGCCGGGCTGGCCCGTCGCCGGGAACTGCTCCAGACGTTGGAGTCGCGCTTCACCGAGTACACGGGCAAGCCCGCGAGGCGAGGCGAAGGGCAGGTGTACTCGGATCGGCTCATCCTCTACGAGGAGGCGTCCTCGCCCTTTCGGCTGAAGCTGGGCCGGCGTTTCAGCGAGGAGGTGGCGGCGAAGCTGTCCGGAGGGCTGGAACTCTCGGCGGCGTACGGGGACAGCGTGCAGCGCAGCTACCGTGAGCAGGTGCGGGACGCGCTGGGCCCCGAGGAGCGCCCGCTGGACTTCCTGGAGTACGCGGTGCGGCTGCGGCCGGACCAGGTATCGGGGAGCCGCTTCGCGCCGGTGCCCCCCATCCAGCTCGATGAGGACATGTCGCGAGCCCGGACGCTGCCGGAGGACTTCCTGGGCACCTCCAGGCCGGGAGGCCGCTATGCGCTGCCGGACGTGTGTCTCGCGGCGACCGGAGGCGGCTATGAGGTGCTGCTCGCCCGCGTGCACCACCACCTGATGCTGTGGAGTTGGCTGAGCGCCTTCTACCCGGACCGTGCGCGCTACGAGTCGGTGGCGGGTCAGTGGCTCCAGCGCGAGCCGGCGGCGAAGGGGCTGGTGGGGCTTGCCATCCGTCGGCGCAACAAGGGCTTCTACGTCTTTCCGGGGCGGCGGCTGGTGTACTCGGTGTCGGACGTCCTGGACGTGGAGCAGGACGCCCTGAAGCCACACGACGTGAAGGTGTTGCCGACGCCCGAGGGGCCGGTGCTGATGAATGGGGAGGGACAGCGGCTCTCGCTGTACATGCCGCTGGACGACTTCAACACGTACCCGCCGTTCGCGGCGCTGGCGCATCCGCAGGTTCTGCACGCGAAGCTGCGAACCGAGGGCCGACACCTGCCGAGGCTGAGCATCGGAGGCGCGGTGTACCAGCGGGAGCGGTGGGAGTTGCCGACAACCTCGTTCTCACAGGTGAGCGGGATGGACCTGCTGCTCGCGGTGGAGCGCGAGCGCCACGCGAGCGGCTGGCCCCGCTTCGTATTCGTGCGCAGCACCACGGAGCGCAAGCCGTACCTGATCGACACGGCCTCCCCGTTCGCGATGGAGTTGCTGTTGTACCTGTCGCGCGCGGCGGAGCAGCTCTCGGTGGAGGAGATGTACCCGGCACCGGAGCAGCTGTGGCTGAAGGACGAGCGGGGCCGCTACACCTGCGAGATGCGAATGCAGGCGGTGCGCTGGAGCGAGGAGCGAGGCTGA
- a CDS encoding transposase family protein, which produces MEKRTAGRQQLVRSRVGVDGWAKAPPSVEAARPGQCPRCGAASRPVGVGTVLQGHGTRSRQVRGPAQPGQQARVRVVQVRRYRCQACGGTCTVAPWEVAWRRLYSVAAIAWALALWGLVGMGLTAVRRLVNPWTHTGASEAGRWRTPRRWLRAVHQGQMLPQVHALRPWPPHWLPRKAAAHVASVVAGYAPPAAPSPPLSVQAFLGAVRAQ; this is translated from the coding sequence ATGGAGAAGCGGACAGCAGGCCGTCAGCAACTGGTGCGCAGTCGGGTGGGAGTGGACGGGTGGGCGAAGGCCCCGCCGAGCGTGGAAGCGGCAAGGCCGGGGCAATGCCCGAGGTGTGGAGCGGCCAGTCGGCCGGTGGGAGTCGGCACGGTGTTGCAGGGGCATGGCACGCGCAGCCGTCAGGTGCGAGGCCCTGCGCAACCCGGGCAGCAGGCGCGGGTGCGGGTGGTGCAGGTGCGGCGCTACCGCTGCCAGGCGTGCGGTGGCACGTGCACGGTGGCCCCCTGGGAGGTGGCGTGGCGGCGGCTGTACTCGGTGGCGGCGATAGCGTGGGCCCTGGCGCTGTGGGGGTTGGTGGGGATGGGGCTTACGGCCGTGCGCCGTCTGGTCAACCCCTGGACACACACAGGCGCCAGTGAGGCCGGACGCTGGCGCACGCCGCGGCGCTGGCTGCGCGCCGTGCACCAGGGGCAGATGCTCCCACAAGTGCACGCCCTGCGCCCCTGGCCGCCGCACTGGCTCCCGCGCAAGGCCGCTGCCCACGTCGCCAGTGTCGTGGCCGGCTACGCCCCGCCCGCCGCTCCCTCCCCGCCGCTGAGTGTGCAGGCATTCCTGGGCGCCGTGCGCGCTCAGTGA
- a CDS encoding lantibiotic dehydratase, whose amino-acid sequence MKGWTLFPHLVVRTTGFPFERLESLRCPEAAASARTLWAEQRALEALKASGPRLHRPPPAVLAALKAGRPVEVEGLESPGFFAGYNVHARAAQEAASAFESAFTRESARVEEALAALRTEPRFLEAVASSSPPVARDLIAGRDGARLKRQVASYLQRLCAKNETMSFFGPINYGRVEPDAPTGVTVRWSGPESLVGRNTFAASWLVLGLVRAIAADPEVAPCLVLRLKSFASLPPSKGAAPRPASVEELLPRLVEAVDGTRPLSALREALGVEWPLLLETVGFGLRRNLFTHQLEVPAASHHPLEDLAERLAGLPGTAARGHLRALEGLLGLMARYGAADAAAKMALNEEMAKRARECWSVAPQAPTSTSAEGHNFYQDRLPMREECGGDLRLSLGGERARELARRLEPALGLMGEAALRTREAARSAVAALVGARTVPFWKVVAAYGEKPLPYDTSVATALAAAISDPAASRVELDPAVLPTPRADVELPIVTSIDLLVGASDVEAWSRGDYELVVGDVHDTALVWGWALQFHEARGRVESEMVRALGALRRPMPFITVLASRRTGLLPSEFPGPVVELGGVSARPSAWRLPFDDLQVESDGRTARLMSTRLGSEVCLYNGEMESLVQTAFALPRVRPLRVSLGAHTPRLVLGGAVLQREQWTLEDSDGEALLACKDDRARLRMAVAIWARRGLPDHVFAKFPGERKPVLIDVRSPALLRVFVNLLEQKGEVVLSEMRPSPEQLWLGAKDGRHTAELRCCFLWGTESRE is encoded by the coding sequence ATGAAGGGCTGGACTCTCTTTCCCCACCTCGTCGTCCGCACCACGGGGTTTCCCTTCGAGCGGCTGGAGAGCCTGCGCTGTCCCGAGGCGGCGGCGAGCGCCCGGACGCTGTGGGCCGAGCAGCGTGCTCTGGAGGCGCTGAAGGCGAGCGGTCCGCGTCTGCACCGGCCTCCGCCCGCCGTCCTGGCGGCGTTGAAGGCGGGGCGCCCGGTGGAGGTGGAGGGCCTGGAGTCCCCCGGGTTCTTCGCCGGCTACAACGTCCACGCCCGGGCCGCGCAGGAGGCTGCTTCCGCCTTCGAGTCGGCCTTCACCCGCGAGTCGGCCCGGGTGGAGGAGGCGCTCGCGGCGCTGCGCACGGAGCCCCGCTTCCTGGAGGCGGTGGCCAGCTCCAGCCCTCCGGTGGCGAGGGATTTGATCGCTGGCCGGGACGGGGCCCGGCTGAAGCGGCAGGTGGCCAGCTACCTGCAGCGCCTGTGCGCGAAGAACGAGACGATGAGCTTCTTCGGCCCCATCAACTACGGCCGGGTGGAGCCCGACGCCCCCACGGGAGTCACGGTGCGCTGGTCCGGCCCGGAGTCGCTCGTGGGGCGAAACACCTTCGCCGCCTCGTGGTTGGTGCTGGGTCTGGTGCGCGCCATCGCCGCCGATCCAGAGGTGGCGCCTTGTCTCGTCCTGCGCCTCAAGTCCTTTGCCTCTCTGCCCCCGAGCAAGGGAGCGGCGCCCCGTCCCGCGAGCGTGGAGGAATTGCTCCCGAGGCTGGTGGAGGCCGTGGATGGGACGCGACCCTTGTCGGCCCTTCGCGAGGCGCTCGGGGTGGAGTGGCCGCTGCTGCTCGAGACCGTGGGCTTCGGCCTGCGGCGGAATCTGTTCACCCATCAGCTCGAGGTGCCCGCGGCGTCGCACCACCCGCTGGAGGACCTGGCCGAGCGGCTCGCTGGTCTCCCCGGCACCGCGGCGCGTGGGCACCTGCGCGCGCTGGAGGGGTTGCTGGGGTTGATGGCTCGCTATGGCGCGGCGGACGCTGCGGCCAAGATGGCGCTCAACGAGGAGATGGCGAAGCGCGCCCGGGAGTGCTGGAGCGTGGCGCCACAGGCTCCCACCTCGACGTCCGCCGAGGGCCACAACTTCTACCAGGACCGTCTCCCGATGCGGGAGGAGTGCGGCGGAGACCTGCGCCTCTCGCTGGGCGGTGAGCGCGCTCGGGAGCTGGCGCGGCGGCTGGAACCGGCGCTCGGGTTGATGGGCGAGGCGGCGCTGCGCACGCGCGAGGCGGCCCGGTCGGCCGTGGCGGCCCTGGTGGGCGCTCGGACGGTGCCGTTCTGGAAGGTGGTCGCGGCGTACGGTGAGAAGCCGCTGCCCTATGACACGTCCGTGGCCACGGCGCTCGCGGCGGCCATCTCCGACCCGGCGGCCTCCCGCGTGGAGTTGGATCCGGCGGTGCTCCCCACGCCTCGCGCGGACGTGGAGCTGCCGATCGTCACCTCGATTGATCTGCTCGTGGGCGCCTCGGACGTGGAGGCCTGGAGTCGCGGCGACTACGAGCTGGTGGTGGGGGACGTGCATGACACGGCCCTGGTGTGGGGCTGGGCACTGCAATTCCACGAGGCGCGCGGGCGGGTGGAGAGTGAGATGGTGCGGGCGCTCGGGGCGCTGCGGCGGCCGATGCCCTTCATCACCGTGCTGGCCTCGCGGCGCACCGGCCTGCTGCCCTCCGAGTTCCCCGGGCCCGTCGTCGAGCTGGGCGGAGTGAGTGCCCGGCCCTCGGCGTGGCGGTTGCCTTTCGATGACCTCCAGGTGGAGAGCGACGGGCGCACGGCTCGGCTGATGTCCACGCGGCTGGGCTCGGAGGTGTGTCTCTACAACGGCGAAATGGAGAGCCTGGTGCAGACGGCCTTCGCCCTGCCACGCGTCCGGCCCCTGCGAGTCTCGCTGGGGGCGCACACGCCCCGGTTGGTGCTCGGTGGCGCGGTGCTTCAGCGCGAGCAGTGGACGCTGGAGGACTCGGACGGGGAGGCGCTCCTCGCATGCAAGGATGACCGGGCCCGGCTCCGGATGGCGGTGGCCATCTGGGCGCGCAGGGGACTGCCGGACCACGTGTTCGCGAAGTTCCCTGGCGAGCGCAAGCCGGTGCTCATCGACGTGCGGAGCCCGGCGCTGCTGCGCGTCTTCGTCAACCTGCTCGAGCAGAAGGGCGAGGTGGTGCTGTCGGAGATGCGGCCCTCGCCCGAGCAACTGTGGCTGGGCGCGAAGGACGGGCGGCACACGGCGGAGCTGCGTTGCTGCTTCCTGTGGGGCACGGAGTCTCGGGAATGA